Proteins encoded by one window of Cylindrospermum stagnale PCC 7417:
- the pyrF gene encoding orotidine-5'-phosphate decarboxylase, with protein sequence MNPNERVIVPLDVPDLESAIALLDQFPQVTFWKVGLELFTSTGPTILEILKSRQKQIFLDLKFHDIPNTVAGACRAASRYGVDLLTIHATCGTDALKAAAEAVQIGANQAGVKPPKLIAITLLTSISARQLAFDLKIPLELPEYALEMALLAQESGLDGAVCSPQEVAQLRETCKDDFVLVCPGVRPTWADKMDQKRSLTPKQAILAGADYLVIGRPITAAADPELAWQRISEELSAIS encoded by the coding sequence ATGAATCCGAACGAACGAGTTATTGTTCCTTTAGATGTACCAGATTTAGAAAGTGCGATCGCACTTTTAGATCAATTTCCCCAAGTTACTTTCTGGAAAGTCGGCTTAGAACTGTTTACCAGCACAGGCCCGACAATTCTAGAAATCCTCAAATCCCGACAAAAGCAGATTTTTCTAGATTTAAAATTTCACGACATCCCCAACACAGTAGCTGGTGCTTGTCGGGCTGCATCCCGTTATGGAGTAGATTTATTGACAATTCACGCGACTTGTGGTACAGATGCTTTGAAAGCGGCAGCGGAAGCAGTGCAAATTGGTGCAAATCAAGCAGGTGTCAAACCGCCCAAACTAATCGCCATTACCCTGTTAACGAGCATTTCTGCCAGACAGTTGGCATTTGATTTAAAAATCCCCCTAGAATTGCCAGAATACGCTTTAGAGATGGCACTTTTAGCCCAGGAAAGCGGGTTAGATGGCGCAGTTTGTTCACCTCAAGAAGTAGCGCAATTGCGGGAAACTTGCAAAGATGACTTTGTGCTAGTTTGTCCGGGAGTGCGTCCCACTTGGGCAGATAAAATGGATCAAAAGCGATCGCTAACTCCCAAACAAGCCATACTTGCAGGCGCAGACTATCTAGTAATCGGTCGTCCGATCACCGCCGCCGCCGATCCTGAGTTAGCTTGGCAGAGAATTTCTGAGGAGTTAAGCGCCATCTCATGA